In Rana temporaria chromosome 3, aRanTem1.1, whole genome shotgun sequence, a single window of DNA contains:
- the SINHCAF gene encoding SIN3-HDAC complex-associated factor, whose protein sequence is MIGFYKPKTYRSSRGCCICKAKSSSSRFTDSIRYEGDFQTCFGLHERRTGDICNACVLLVKRWKKLPSDSKKNWNHVVDARGGPNLKALRIRPKAIRRLAARRNQIDKNLSGHYSGAHSTASSASPTHSSSCSNHSDTDTDVEIRRTAPSRGSSSFSFLDPTYWKRQKVCCGIIYEGRYGEILIDAQQYKPCCSNKKTEVTTTS, encoded by the exons ATGATTGGATTTTATAAGCCAAAAACTTACAGGAGCTCCAGAGGCTGCTGTATCTGCAAAGCCAAATCTTCCAGCAGTCGCTTTACAGACAGCATCCGATATGAGGGCGACTTTCAGACCTGTTTTGG ATTGCATGAAAGACGCACAGGGGATATCTGCAACGCCTGCGTGCTTTTGGTGAAGAGATGGAAAAAGCTTCCATCTGACTCAAAAAAGAACTGGAATCAT GTAGTAGATGCTCGTGGGGGACCGAACTTGAAAGCGCTGCGAATCAGACCCAAAGCAATTAGGCGTTTGGCTGCTAGAAGGAACCAAATTGATAAAAACCTTTCAGGCCATT ATTCTGGTGCGCACAGTACAGCTTCTAGTGCTTCACCGACACATTCCTCATCCTGCAGTAACCACTCCGACACAGACACGGATGTAGAAATAAGAAGAACCGCACCAAGCCggggctcctcctccttctcctttttgGATCCAACCTACTGGAAAAG gcaaaaGGTTTGCTGTGGAATAATTTACGAAGGACGCTATGGTGAAATCCTCATCGATGCTCAGCAGTACAAGCCTTGTTGCAGCAATAAAAAGACAGAGGTGACCACAACCAGTTGA